From a region of the Candidatus Binatia bacterium genome:
- a CDS encoding type I restriction-modification enzyme R subunit C-terminal domain-containing protein: MTSPEDQARENIDRMLVGAGWEVRNVSDANISASQGLAIRNFPLKTGHGFADYLLYVNGSAAGVIEAKKEGVTLTGVETQSDKYTKGLPDGLPALKKPLPFSYESTGVETRFTNGLDPDPRSRPVFSFHKPDTLAKWFEIGDGVVAEKPEDYGNRKGTFLARMQHMPPLIDDLWPPKPQAIANIERSLRENRPRALVQMATGSGKTLLAIVLAYRLLKFAGARRVLFLVDRGNLSRQAYKEFQQYTSPYNNYKFTEEYVVQRLTSNTLYTTARVCIGTIQRLYSMLRGEEIADDLEEQSVEGLQNVFKQPLPIEYNPKIPIETFDVIITDECHRSIYHLWRQVLEYFDGYIIGLTATPNKQTFGFFNQNLVMEYGHEQAVADNVNVNYDVYRIKTEITEGGAKVDAGYYVDKRDRKTREVRWEMLDDDLQYGAEELDRDVVAKDQIRTVIRTFRDKLFTEIFPGRRDVPKTLIYAKDDSHADDIVQIVREEFGKGNEFAQKITYRTGFIAVTEIFVGPDGKESEKVVWKKVSNLSPEEILQSFRNSYFPRIAVTVDMIATGTDIKPLEVVLFMRSVKSRSFFEQMKGRGVRVIDDNDLKAVTPDAGTKDHYVIVDAVGVCERDKTDSRPMDQRKSIPFDKLLQAIGLGNKDPEVVSSVAARLARLNKTLEEDEKAEVQKRADGQSLTSITTTLVNSLDADKHVERAKKDFKTETPNEEQIQNAADKLIQEAVKPLHNPELRKVLIELKQQHEQTIDHLSQDKVIEAGFSADALERAKGIVQSFEQFIKDHKDEITALQILYSRPYKQRLRFEDIKELANTIEKPPRLWTESQLWQAYAALDKSKVKGANTKRILTDLVSLVRFAIHQDNELIPFPERVNANFKSWLAQQESSGKKFTPDQRRWLEMIRDHIAANLGIDPKDFDYAPFAQEGGLGKVHQLFGSELNKIIDELNGMLAA, encoded by the coding sequence ATGACTTCCCCCGAAGACCAAGCGCGAGAAAATATCGACCGGATGCTCGTCGGCGCAGGCTGGGAGGTTCGCAACGTCAGCGACGCTAATATCTCTGCGTCGCAGGGTCTCGCCATCCGCAACTTTCCGTTAAAAACCGGCCACGGCTTTGCCGACTACCTTCTTTATGTGAACGGCAGCGCGGCGGGAGTGATCGAGGCCAAGAAGGAAGGTGTCACGCTAACCGGCGTCGAAACGCAATCCGACAAATACACCAAAGGTTTGCCGGACGGCTTGCCTGCGTTGAAAAAACCTCTGCCGTTCTCATATGAATCGACCGGCGTCGAAACCCGTTTCACCAACGGCCTCGATCCCGACCCACGCTCTCGTCCGGTCTTCAGCTTTCACAAGCCGGACACGCTCGCCAAGTGGTTCGAAATCGGGGATGGAGTTGTCGCCGAGAAGCCCGAGGACTACGGCAATCGCAAAGGAACCTTCCTCGCGCGCATGCAGCACATGCCGCCGCTGATCGACGATCTCTGGCCGCCCAAGCCGCAGGCTATCGCGAATATCGAACGGTCTCTGCGTGAGAACCGTCCGCGGGCGTTGGTTCAAATGGCGACGGGCTCAGGGAAAACCCTTCTCGCCATCGTGCTTGCGTACCGGCTGCTCAAGTTCGCCGGTGCGAGGCGCGTGCTATTCCTGGTGGATCGCGGCAACCTGTCGCGGCAGGCCTACAAAGAATTCCAGCAGTACACGTCGCCCTACAACAACTACAAATTCACCGAGGAATACGTCGTCCAGCGTCTGACCTCGAACACGCTTTATACGACCGCGCGCGTCTGCATCGGCACGATTCAGCGTCTCTATTCGATGCTCCGCGGCGAGGAGATTGCCGACGACCTGGAAGAACAGTCTGTCGAGGGTCTACAAAACGTTTTCAAGCAACCTCTTCCTATCGAGTACAACCCTAAGATTCCGATCGAGACGTTCGACGTGATCATCACCGACGAATGCCACCGCTCGATTTATCATCTCTGGCGGCAGGTGTTGGAATACTTCGACGGCTATATCATCGGTCTCACCGCCACGCCCAACAAGCAGACTTTCGGCTTCTTCAACCAGAATCTTGTGATGGAGTACGGCCACGAGCAGGCCGTCGCCGACAACGTCAATGTCAATTACGACGTGTACCGCATCAAGACTGAAATCACCGAGGGCGGAGCGAAGGTCGATGCCGGTTATTACGTGGACAAGCGCGATCGCAAGACGCGCGAAGTACGCTGGGAAATGCTGGACGACGATCTTCAATACGGGGCCGAAGAGTTGGATAGAGACGTTGTCGCCAAAGACCAGATTCGCACCGTCATTCGCACGTTCCGCGACAAGCTGTTCACGGAAATATTTCCCGGCCGCAGAGACGTTCCGAAGACACTCATCTATGCGAAAGACGACAGCCACGCCGACGATATAGTTCAAATCGTCCGGGAGGAGTTCGGCAAGGGTAATGAGTTTGCTCAGAAGATTACGTACCGCACCGGCTTCATCGCCGTCACGGAAATATTTGTCGGGCCGGACGGGAAGGAATCGGAGAAGGTTGTTTGGAAGAAGGTATCGAATCTCTCCCCGGAGGAAATCCTACAGAGTTTTCGCAATAGTTACTTTCCGCGGATCGCCGTCACCGTGGACATGATCGCGACAGGTACGGACATCAAGCCGCTGGAAGTCGTGCTCTTCATGCGGTCGGTCAAATCCCGGAGCTTCTTCGAGCAGATGAAGGGGCGCGGCGTCCGCGTCATCGATGATAACGACCTTAAAGCCGTGACTCCCGACGCCGGCACCAAGGATCACTACGTCATCGTCGATGCGGTCGGCGTCTGTGAGCGGGACAAGACCGACTCGCGGCCGATGGATCAGAGGAAGTCCATTCCGTTCGACAAGTTGCTTCAAGCCATTGGCTTGGGCAACAAAGATCCGGAGGTTGTCTCATCCGTCGCCGCGCGTCTCGCGCGCTTGAACAAGACGTTGGAGGAGGACGAAAAGGCGGAGGTGCAAAAGCGGGCGGATGGCCAGAGTCTTACGTCGATCACGACGACTCTCGTTAATTCCTTGGACGCCGACAAGCACGTTGAGCGCGCAAAGAAAGACTTCAAAACGGAAACGCCCAACGAGGAGCAAATTCAGAATGCCGCCGACAAGCTAATTCAAGAGGCCGTCAAGCCGCTCCACAATCCCGAGCTGAGAAAAGTCTTGATCGAGTTGAAGCAGCAGCACGAGCAGACCATTGACCATCTGAGCCAGGACAAGGTGATCGAAGCCGGCTTCAGCGCCGACGCCCTGGAGCGAGCGAAAGGGATCGTGCAGTCTTTCGAGCAATTCATCAAAGACCACAAAGACGAGATCACGGCGCTTCAGATTCTTTACAGCCGGCCCTATAAACAGCGTCTCCGCTTCGAGGATATTAAGGAGCTGGCCAACACAATCGAGAAACCGCCGCGACTCTGGACCGAATCCCAACTCTGGCAAGCCTACGCGGCCCTCGACAAATCCAAAGTCAAAGGCGCCAACACCAAGCGCATCCTGACCGATCTCGTCTCCCTCGTCCGCTTCGCGATTCATCAGGACAACGAACTCATCCCATTCCCCGAACGCGTCAACGCCAACTTCAAATCGTGGCTGGCACAGCAGGAAAGTAGCGGCAAGAAATTCACTCCCGACCAGCGCCGCTGGCTCGAAATGATCCGTGACCACATCGCCGCCAATCTCGGTATCGATCCAAAAGATTTCGACTACGCTCCTTTCGCGCAAGAAGGTGGGCTTGGCAAAGTGCATCAGTTGTTTGGGAGTGAGTTGAACAAGATCATCGACGAGTTGAACGGAATGTTAGCGGCGTGA
- a CDS encoding NAD-dependent epimerase/dehydratase family protein produces the protein ATQKLLEASKNSAIKKFVYASSSSVYGDTNDLPMRETGMTRPVSPYGVSKLSAEQLCYLYWKEFRVPTVSLRYFTVYGPRQRPDMFFHILMGAHVGGKEIPIYDDGKQSRDFTFCSDIVEGNLAAAAYPGAGEVFNLGGGSRTTVEEVVGMVEKISGRKPKLKMLARQQGDVRHTAAEITQAEAKLGFRPRVKLYDGLVQEWDWLRSLPE, from the coding sequence CGCGACCCAGAAACTGTTGGAGGCGAGTAAAAATTCGGCGATCAAGAAATTCGTCTACGCCTCGTCGTCGTCGGTTTACGGCGACACCAACGATCTCCCGATGCGCGAGACGGGCATGACGCGCCCGGTCTCGCCCTACGGCGTGAGCAAGCTTTCGGCGGAGCAGCTCTGCTATCTCTATTGGAAGGAATTTCGCGTGCCGACGGTGTCGCTCCGTTACTTCACCGTATACGGCCCGCGGCAGCGGCCGGATATGTTCTTTCACATTCTCATGGGCGCCCACGTCGGCGGAAAAGAGATCCCGATTTACGACGACGGCAAGCAAAGCCGCGACTTCACCTTTTGCTCCGACATCGTCGAGGGCAACCTGGCCGCGGCGGCGTATCCCGGCGCGGGCGAGGTCTTCAACCTGGGCGGCGGCTCGCGCACGACGGTCGAAGAGGTGGTCGGCATGGTGGAAAAAATCTCGGGCCGAAAACCCAAGCTCAAGATGCTCGCCCGCCAACAGGGCGACGTGCGCCACACGGCCGCCGAAATTACGCAGGCTGAAGCCAAGCTCGGCTTTCGTCCGCGCGTTAAGCTCTACGACGGTCTGGTTCAGGAATGGGATTGGCTGCGCAGTCTCCCGGAGTAG
- a CDS encoding restriction endonuclease subunit S, which yields MSKNSFEIPEDWAWTTMGDIADVVGGGTPKTNDPTNYDDGDIPWITPADLSGYTSKYIGRGARSITQKGLNSSSARMIPAGSVLFTSRAPVGYVAVATNDVCTNQGFKSFVLKTKNILPDYVYWWLKGNKDLAESYASGTTFLELSGAKAKQLPIPIAPLEQQTRIVAEIEKQFSRVDEAVANLNRVKANLKRYKAAVLKAAVEGKLTEEWRKAHPEVEPASEVLKRILAERRTKWNGKGKYKEPNIPRVSGAFDLPKGWAIACIEQLLPPQREAMKTGPFGSLLKKHEHRAEGVPVLGIENIEAMHFLRGSNIHVTSEKAKQLEQYRVKPLDILISRSGTISEICVVPEDIGEAIFSTNLMKISLVHKAIHPQFFTFLFNGSPFVLNQISELCKGSTRTFLNQDILKRLTFVLPPVEEQHEIIRALERQFTFIDRLYRQIETNLHRSEGLRQAIVRMSFSGALPANQQ from the coding sequence GTGAGCAAGAACTCGTTTGAAATACCAGAAGATTGGGCGTGGACGACAATGGGCGACATCGCAGATGTCGTCGGGGGCGGCACACCTAAAACTAACGATCCAACCAACTACGACGACGGTGACATTCCGTGGATTACACCAGCAGATTTATCCGGCTACACTTCTAAGTACATTGGGCGCGGCGCACGGTCTATAACTCAAAAAGGACTTAATTCGTCATCAGCCCGAATGATACCTGCTGGATCTGTCTTGTTTACATCACGAGCGCCCGTAGGCTACGTCGCTGTTGCAACCAACGATGTCTGCACCAATCAGGGCTTCAAGAGCTTCGTGCTAAAAACGAAAAATATTTTACCAGACTATGTTTATTGGTGGCTAAAAGGAAACAAGGATCTGGCCGAGAGTTATGCAAGCGGTACGACATTCCTAGAGCTTTCTGGGGCCAAGGCAAAGCAGCTTCCAATTCCCATTGCTCCCTTAGAACAGCAAACACGGATCGTCGCGGAAATCGAAAAACAATTCTCCCGCGTTGACGAAGCCGTCGCGAACCTCAATCGGGTCAAAGCCAACCTCAAACGCTACAAAGCCGCCGTCCTCAAAGCCGCCGTCGAAGGCAAACTCACCGAAGAGTGGCGCAAGGCCCATCCAGAGGTGGAACCTGCGAGCGAAGTCCTCAAGCGCATACTCGCGGAACGGCGGACGAAGTGGAACGGGAAAGGGAAATATAAAGAACCAAACATTCCGCGTGTGTCGGGAGCTTTCGATCTTCCCAAGGGTTGGGCGATCGCTTGTATAGAACAGCTCTTACCTCCTCAAAGGGAAGCAATGAAAACTGGTCCCTTTGGAAGTTTGCTGAAGAAACATGAGCATAGAGCAGAGGGTGTACCGGTGCTGGGCATAGAAAATATTGAGGCTATGCATTTCCTCCGAGGAAGCAATATCCACGTCACATCAGAAAAGGCAAAACAACTAGAACAATACCGAGTCAAGCCCTTAGACATTTTGATTTCTCGGTCTGGGACCATTAGCGAAATCTGTGTGGTACCAGAGGATATTGGGGAGGCGATCTTTTCGACAAATCTCATGAAAATTAGCCTTGTACATAAGGCCATCCACCCTCAGTTCTTTACGTTTCTTTTTAATGGTTCGCCATTTGTCCTAAATCAGATATCTGAGCTCTGTAAAGGAAGTACAAGAACTTTTCTAAATCAAGACATTTTGAAGAGGTTGACGTTTGTATTACCACCGGTTGAAGAGCAACATGAAATTATTCGTGCGTTGGAGCGTCAATTTACATTCATTGACCGACTGTACAGACAGATAGAAACAAACCTTCATCGCTCCGAAGGTCTTCGGCAGGCGATAGTAAGAATGTCTTTTTCTGGAGCATTGCCAGCGAACCAACAGTAG